Within the Deltaproteobacteria bacterium genome, the region CGTATTCGGCTGGCGATCGCCGGGCGGCTGCATCTGGTGCCGCGCTTTCGCCAGCGGCTGGCCTACATCCCGTACGAACGCATTCCCATCTGGATTGACGACGATCGCTTCCGCATCGCTTACCACGTGCGCCACACCGCGCTGCCGCACCCGGGCGACGAGCGTGTTTTGAAGCGGTTGGTGGGCCGCATCATGTCACAGGCGCTCGATCGCAAGCGCCCGCTGTGGGAGATGTGGGTGGTCGAAGGCCTCGAAGGCGATCGCTTTGCGCTCATCAATAAGACGCATCACTGCATGATTGACGGCATCTCCGGCGCCGACATCATGTCGGTGATTCTCGACCCGGCCGCGGATACGCATCTGCCGGAGCCGGAGCCGTGGCGGCCGCGGCGGGCACCGAGCCGCGGCCGCTTGCTGTTTGACGAGACGCTGCGGCGCGCCGCCCAGCCTCCGGCCGTCTTGCGGGCGCTGGTAGACGCGGTCCGCGCCCCGGCGGCGGCGCTGCGCGAACTCGGCGGGGCAGCCCTGGGCGTGGTCGAGACGCTGGCGCCGGCGCTCAGCCCGGTGTCGCCGACGCCGCTGAACGTGCAGGTCGGCCCCCACCGGCGCTTGGACTGGACCGAGATGAAGGTGGCTGATTTGAAAGCGGTCAAGAACGTGCTCGGCGGCACACTGAACGACGTGGTGCTGGCGACCGTCAGCGGCGCGTTGCGCCTCTTCTTCGAGCAACGCGGGCTGGCCCCCGAGGAGTTGGATATCCGCGCGATGGTGCCGGTGAGCGTGCGCACGCACGACGAGCACGGGCAACTGGGCAATCGGGTCACGCAGCTGACCGCGCCGCTGCCGGTGAAGTTGAGCGATCCGGTAGAGCGGCTGCGGGCGGTGCGCGAGACCACGGCTGGCCTCAAGGACTCGAAGCAAGCGCTCGGCGGCGAGGTGCTCGCCGCGGTCAGCGAATGGACCGTGCCGAACCTACTGGTGCAGGCCGTGCGTTTGGCCGGGCGGACGCGGCCGTACAACCTGATTGTGACCAATGTGCCCGGGCCACAGATTCCGCTCTACTTGCAGGGCGCGCCCATGCGCACCGCCTATCCGGTGGTGCCGTTATTTGAAAACTTGGGGCTGGTGGTAGGGCTTTTCAGTTACAACGGCGGCTTGTTCTGGGGTGTTAACGCAGACTGGGATCAGATCCCCGATCTGCACGACTTCATCGTTGCGATCCAGAGCGCGTTTTGCGAGTTGCAGCAGGCGGCACAGGCAGTGGCCGCACGTTCAGTTGCCGCCATTGCCCGTCGGCGCGCGCGCGGCGGCGCCCGCCAGGCGAGCTGATACGCCCCGGACCGGCTGATGCAGATCTCGGTCCCTTGCGTTATCCAGCCAGACTCGGCTTATCGCTGTCACTGGCGGTTTCTGCAGCAGACCACTTCTTTGCCGCAGGTCGATTCGTGGGCGCACTGTAGTACCGCCCCCACGCGCAGGGCTACTACGACGCTGGCAAACGGCCTGTCAAGCTCCGCCGCAGCCCTGCAGCCCTGGGCCTACGGGGATCTCCCGGCGCCCTCCACTTCACAGCGCCCACACCACGGACCGCTCGGGGTCGGGCACGTAGGCGCAGAGCGTGCCGGTCTTGATCGTCTTGCTCAGGTAGTGCCCCAGCTTGGGGTTGCCGTCGCGGATGCGCTTGACGACTTCTTTGATCCGCTTGCTGACTGCTACGCGGGCGCGTTCGGCGCCGTCGGCAACGGTGCGGTTGCGGCCGCCGAGTCCGACGGCTGCGGCAACTTGCTCGGTAATGAAGTCCACCTCCTGACGTAATCGCCCCGCCCTGCCGGTGTCGTGGTGACGTTCGGCTTCTTCGATATCCTCGCGCAGGTCCGCGAGCCGGCGCGAGTAGTCGGCCCGCGCCCGCCCGTCCAAAATCGCCATCCCATTGGTGATAGGTAGCCCGAGGCGTCCGAGCTGCCTGGTCTCCGGGTGCTGTTTCGCCAAGTCGAGGGCGTGAAATTCGCGCCCGGGGTGGCGCAGCAGGTAGGCAAGGTACTGCAGGCCCTTGCTATCCTTGAGGTGCAGGACGCACCCGTTGTCCGATACAACCCAATAGTCACCCTCTCTACGGAAAACCGCCTGCGGTTGCGAAGACCGGCCGGGGGCGGGCTCGGCCGACGTACTTTCAGACGGGAGGTGGCCGTTCCAACGTCCGAGCCCTCCAGCTTCTCGGCCGAGAGCCTCGGCCCTTTCGACCAAGCCTTTCATGCCGATCTCGCGGGCGCGCGCCAACGCGAGTGAGCACAACGATGCGGCCTGTTCGCGGTCGCCCGGCAGGCCGCGGGCAAACCGCATGGCCGCGTAGTCGTACTCGGTGTGGGCCACAAATGGTTGGGCGCCCATGCAGCCGTTTGTCGCCAGGGCATCGACAAAGTGCCGCTCTGCCTGATCCCAGTTGCGCAACGTGGTAGCGAGCAAGCCCAGGTAACGAGCGACCGCGCCGAAGCTGGTGGCGCCGCCTGCGACCGCGATGTTGCGATTGCCGTAAGGACGCAGCAGCTCGTAAAGCGGCCGCGCGCGGGCGGCGTCGCTCAGTGCGGCACACGTCTGCGCCAACAAGGCGAGGCGGATCAGCAGCGTACTGTCTTGCGAAGCGGCAAAGCCAGCCGCAGCGAGACGGGCAAACTCCTCCTGCGCCCGCGCCCGCTGCCCGATCTCGCAGTACAGGTGCGCCAGGCTGGCGCGCCAGACCGGTAGGCCCGGATAGCGCGCCACCATTTCGTTCAGCACCGCTTCCAACTCGGCTAGGCGCCCTTGATGGCCGCGCAGGATGAACATCTGGGCCGCGAACGCCTGCTGCGCGTTCGGGTTCTGGGCCGATTGCCCGAGGCTGAGAGCACTGAGCGCCAGGCGTTCAGCGTCGTCGAAGCGGCCCGCCATCAGCGCCTGCATCGCCTGGAACATCGTCGAGAGCCAGAGATAGACCGGTTCGTGCAGGGATTGGGCGAGCTGCCGGTGGAGTTCGACTTCGGCGTCAATGGCCGCGCGGTCGGCCAGCACCAGCAGCGATTCGATGCGCCAGCCGCGCCCCTCTGCCATCAAGGTCGGCTCGTTGGCAGTTTGCGCCGCCGCCACCATTTCGCTGGCGGTGGCAAGCTGCTCGCGCGGTGCTTGCGCAACCGGTGCGGTGACGTAGCGCACCCCCAGGGTGTACGCCAGCGCTGCCGCGTCCCCCACCCGCTGTGCAATCGCCACGGCCTCGCCGCTCAACGATGCGGAACGCTCGCGGTGGACCGAATAGGACAGTTGCAACGCCAGGCTGGCCAGCAAGCGCGCGCGCAGTGTGCCGTCCTCGCCCACCAGCGCCAGCGCCTCTTCCAACAGCGCGGCCGAGCGGTGATCAATCGTGCCGATCTCGACGTACAGCCCAGCATAACCGAGCGCCGCCCGGGCCAGCCGCTCGGGTGCCGCCTGAGCTCGGGCCAGCGTCGCCGCGCGCTCGAAGTTGGCGCGCGCCTGCTGCATCGAGCCGGCGCGCCGGTAGGCTTCGCCCAGCGCCAAGAGCACCTCACAGCGCTCGCCGGCGTTATCCACCACCTGCCACGTCTGCGCGATCAAGGCGCGTTGGTAAAGACGTATCGCCTCTTCGTAACCAAACATGGCCAGGGCGCGGTCGCCGGCGCGGCGCGCGTAGGCACTGGCTCGCCCTGCGTCACGGGCCTCGAAGAAATGGTAGGCCAGTTCGTTCACGTGCTCGCCCGCTGTGGGCAGACGCTCGAGGGCGTTGCCAACCAGGCCATGCAGGCGCGCGCGCACACCCGGCTCCAGCTCGGTACAGAGCGCATCGCGGATCAGCGCGTGGGCAAAGCGATAGCAGCCCGCCATCCCGGCAATCGGCACGATCACCCGGCTGCTGACGGCTTCCTGCGCCGTCGCATAGACCCGGCGGCGGGTCTCCTTGATCGAGGTCAGGTCGGGTGGCGTAACGCTCGAGGTCACCGCTTCCAACAGGTCCAAGCTGAATTCGCGCCCCAGCACGGCCGCTGCCCCGAGCAAGGCGTGGCACTCGGGCGACAAGGGAGCCAGATGCCGACCGATGGCCGCTTGCACCGTCGGCGGCACCGGCAGGTCAACTAGCGAGCCCGGATCACGGATTGCGCCGGTGCCACCCTCGGCAAGCAATCCCCGCAGGACTTCCGAGACGAACAGCGGGTTGCCTTCGGTGCGCTGGTGCACGGCCGCCACCAGCGCGGCCGCCGCCCGTGCGCCCGCGCTCAGCTCGATGAACCGCCCAACCTCGGCTTCGCCCAGACCGGCCAGGGTGATGCGCTCGGTGCCCGGCTCGCGCAAGGCCTCCGCCACGGTCACGGCCAGCGGCTGCTGGGCCCGCAGCTCCGTGTCACGATATGTTCCCAAGATCAACACCGGCAGGCCGCGCAGCTCGTGCGCGAGAAATTGGAGCAGCAGCAGGGAGGAGCGGTCGGCGCAGTGGATATCGTCGAGAATGATAACCAGGGGCGCGCGCTGCGACAGCTGCTCGATGAAACGACGCACGCTCTCGAAGAGGCGAAAGCGGGCCTCGGGCGAATCGAGACGGGTAGCACTGGGCAGCTCCGGCACCTGCTGGCGCAACTCCGGCACGATCTGCGCCAGCTCGACGTGCGCCAGCTCGGCGCCGGCGCCGCCGAGCTGGCGCTGGCTGGCGCGTAGCACTTGCGCCCACGGCCAAAACGCGGGGGCCCCCTCTCCTTCGTAGCACTGCCCCCAAAACACCTGCGCAGCACGCCGGCGCGCGTAGGCCGCGACTTCCTCACAGGTGAGCGTCTTGCCGATCCCGGGCTCCCCCGCCAGCAACACCAGCCGGCCTCGCCCCGCAAGCGTGCCCTCAACCGCCGAGCGTAGCACCTGCATCTCTCGTTCACGGCCGACAAAGATGCGGGCAGCGGACTCGCCTGCCGCCGGCATTGAACCGGCGCGGCCCGTGTTCTTGCCCTCGAGCTCCGACCTTGGCTCTCCGATCTCGGGCTCGCACCCGATGGCGACATCCTCAGACACGGCGGTGAAAACAGCCCCCTCGCGCACAGGCAAGCACTACACAACTATTACTGGAGATACTATAGGAAGCTGCGACTGCCAAGACGAAAAATCGCCTCCGGCCACGACGGGCCGCCATCAGCCGCGCCGACCCAGGCGCGGGCAGATTTGTCCAGTCGAGGGCAAATGACCACTGCGCCTGCCCCCTTTCGCGCGGCGCCGCGGCCGGGGTAGACGGCGCCCTGCCGGTTTCCGTGCCCCGAACGAAGTTGTCGTAAGCAAAAGGAGGTGTCTGAATGACGCGCATGCGCCTATACACCGTGGCGGGCCTACTCATCGCGGCAATCGTGCTCGCGGTTAGCACCTCCGCCACCTCGGCTGAAAACAAACTGGTGAACATCAACACGGCCTCCGCCACCGAGTTGGCGGGGGTGAAAGGAATCGGGGATGCCAAAGCCAAGGCCATCGTCGAGTACCGAGAGAAGAACGGACCGTTCAAGTCCGTCGATGACCTGGGCAGCGTGAAGGGCATCGGCGACAAACTGCTGGCTAAGCTGCGACCCCAAGTCACAGTCGGCGAAACCGCCGCCGCCCAGGCCGCGGCTCCAGCCGGGGCCGCCGCGCCCGCGCCGGCCAAACACTGAGTCCCACCGGGCACGGAAACCGGCAGCTCTCCGTCGCCCCGTCTGTTACTATTCCCGGATCGAATCAGGCGATCGCCCAGCGCTCAAGCCGCGAGGCCGTCACCAGCGGCTCGCGCGCTAGGCGGCAGGGTACTACGGCACGCCTAGTACCCTTCTGGTACCCACACCCCAATACCTGTTCAGTACCCCAGGGACCCCCGCCAACACCGCTGCAACAAACGCCATGGCCACAGGCCACCTCCAGCCGTTGTGTTCGAGCATTGACACGACCTGATTGGCAAGTGCGCTGGGGCCGCTGGCCAACTCGACCGACTCAGCTCCGGGCCGCGAGAGTCGCAGCGCCCACTCTCGCACCGGTCGAGCGCCTTCCTGCACGCTGATCCGCACCGCCACGGGGTCCACCGGCCGGGGGCTTACGGCTTGACTTGGCTGCCGCCTTTCTGCTTTCAAGCATTTGATTAGAGCAGTTGACCGCCGCGCGCCCGCCGCCTGGCGCTCAACCACGAAGGAGTCGCATGCCCGCGATCATTTACGAAAAGAAGGGACGCATCGCGTTCATCACCATCAACCGCCCCGAGCGGCGTAATGCCCTGAACTTCGAGGCCTTCGGCCTGCTCGCCAAGGCCTGGCTGGATTTCCGCGACGACCCCGACCTGTGGGTGGCCATCATCACCGGCGCCGGCGACAAGGCCTTCTGCGCCGGCGGTGATCTCAAGGAGTTCATCCCGATGATCACGCAGAACATCGGCGAACTGTCGGCCTCTGGCGGCACGCAAACACTCGGCCACGACGTGCCGGTGAACGCCTCGCTGGTGGCGGTACTGCGCGAGGTGGAGATTTACAAGCCGATCATTGCCGCCGTCAACGGCTATTGCATCGCCGGCGGGATGGAGATGCTCCAGGGCACGGACATCCGCATCGCCTCGGAGAACGCTACCTTTGCCATCGGCGAGCCGCGCCGCGGGCTGTTCCCCGGCGGTGGTTCGCCCACTAAGCTGCCGCGCCAGATTGCGTTCCCCTGGGCCATGGAGATCTTGCTCACCGCCGAACCCATCAGCGCCCAGAAGGCGTACCATTACGGCATCGTCAACCAAGTGGTGCCGCCGGCCGAGTTGATGCCGGCGGCGATCCGCTACGCCGAGCTGATCTGCAAGAACGGCCCGGTGGCGGTGCGCAAAGTGAAAGAGGCGGCGGTCAGGGGGCTCGGCTTGCCGCTCAAGGAGTCTCTCGATCAAGAAATGATTTACGCCGCCGAGGTGTTTTCCACCGAGGACGCGATGGAGGGCATTCACGCCTTCCAAGAACGACGCGAGCCGCGCTGGAAGGGGCGCTAGCTCGGCGCCGGTTGCCCATCGTTGCCATGGCCGGCGCCGCGCCCGACGACCAGCGACCTCTGATCCGCGATCCGCGCCTGCTGGCCAAGAACTGGCCGGTACCGCGCTGGCGCGAGAAGTGGCGCATCCTGGTGCGCGAGGCGGCCCAGCTGAGCATGGCCACCCTGCCCGAGCGCCTGGCCGAGCTGTACGGCGAGCGGCCGGCGCTGTTTCTCGATCAGCCGCTCGACTATCCGTTCTTTCGCGGCGACTGCGTCACTTTCGGTGACTTCGCCCGCTTGGTCGCCCGCGTCGCACACGGCCTGCGCCGTCTGGGCGTCGGCAGCGGCGACCGCATCGGGTTGATGACCGGCAATCGCATCGAGGCCGCCTTTGCCGAGTTCGCCGCGCAAAAGCTGGGCGCGGTGCCGGTGCCGCTCAACTTCATGCTGCGCCTCGACGAGATCCGTCACCTCGCCGCCGACTGCGGCTTTCGCGCCTTCATCACCGATCGCACGATCTTCGACAACGTCATCCGCGATCCCGGCGCGCTGCCGGGGGTTCGCCATTGGATCGTAGTCACCAGCCAAGCCCCGCCCCCTGGGGTCTTGCGCATGGGCGAGCTGATGGCCGGCCAGCCCGAGGACTTCCCCGCCTCGCCGCTGGCCCCGGATCATCTAGCGATCATCTTCTACACCGCCGGTACCACCGGCTTTCCCAAGGGGGCCATGTTGAGCGACGCCGCGCTCATGTTCGCCGTGCGCTCGTACGCCAAACTCATCGCCTTCTTGCCCACCGAGCGTGACAATCTCGGGCTGCTGGTGATGCCGCTGGCACACACCTCCGGCCATCAGGCGTTGCTGCTGCAAATGCTAATGGGCACGCCGATGTTGCTGATGGGCCGTTTCGATCCCCAGCGCGTGCTGCAGGTGATCGAGCAGTACCGGGTCACGATGTTCTCGGGCATTCCGGCGATGTACCGCATGCTGCTCGATGCCGGTGCCCGCCAGCGCGACCTCTCCTCGATTCGCCTGTGGGGCGGCGGCGGCGATGCCTTCAGCGACGAGCTGATCCACACCTTTCGCCAGCTTGCCGCCAAGCCGCGCCGGTGGCGAGGCCGTAAGCTGCCGCGCTTCGTGCGCGGCTACGGCCTGGCGGAAACCGCCGGCCAGCTCGCCACCGCCATCGGGCCGCCGGTGGGCGACGGCGCCGTTGGCCGGCTCATGCGCGGGGTTCGCTTCAAGATCGTCGATCCCGGCGGGCGCGAGGTGCCTAAGGGCGAGGTCGGTGAACTGGTAGTGAAGTCGCCCGGGCTGATGTCGGGCTATTGGAACCATCCCGAGGAAACCGCCACAGTGCTACAAGACGGCTGGTTTCGCACCGGCGACCTCGTTCGCCAAGGCCGCCGCGGCGTGCTCTACATCCAGGCGCGCGAGAAGGACATGATCAAGTCCGGCGGCTACTCGGTGTTCCCGGCGGAGGTCGAGCGCAAGCTGCTCGAACATCCCGCGGTGCAGCAAGCCGTCGTGGTCGGCGTACCGCACGGGGTCAAAGGCGAAATGCCGGCCGCCGCGGTCGTGCTCGAAGCCGGTGCGGTCGTCGACGAAGCGGCGCTGCTGGCATGGGCGAAGGAGCACATCGCCGGGTACAAAGCTCCGCGCCACATCGTCTTCATCGATCACATCCCGCAAAACTTCGCGATGAAGGCCAAACGCCGCGAGGTGCGCGAGCTAGTCATCGCCGCCCTCGCCGGCAGGGGCACATCGCCTTTGGCCGACGCCCAGCCGCCGGATGCGAGCGGCGCGGCAGCGACCCCAGAGCAGGAGAAGAGTGGGCAGCATGGGTAATCTCAGCGGCCAATATGCTATCGCCGGTGTCGGCGCCTCGCGTTTCGGCAAACTGCAAGGCGTCAGCACCATGGGCTTCACCCTCGAAGCCGCCAAGCACGCACTTGCAGACGCGGGCGTGGTGCGCGACCAGGTCGACGGCGTGCTGGTACTGATGCCGGCAATCATGGGCGAGCAACACGGCTGGGCGGCGCGGGTGGCCGCCTACCTCGGCATGGAACCCACGTATTCGTTCACCATGGACATGGGCGGCGCCACTGCCTGCGGTGCGGTACAAACCGCTATGGCCGCCATCGCGGCCGGCTACTGCCACACGGTCTTGTGCTGCTTTGCTACCCAGAACTGGCCCCAAGGCGTTACCCTGCAGATGTTCGGCTCCGAGTTTCAGGTGCCGTACGGTGACATCGGCGCCATCACGCTCATGGCCCACATCAAACGGCGCCAGCAGTACGAGTACGGCTACAAGGACGAGCACTACGGCCAAATCGCCGTCACCTGGCGCGCGCACGCCCAGCTCAACCCCGAGGCACAGATGCAGAAGCCGATGACGCTCGACGCTTACTTGAACTCGCGCTGGGTGGCGGAGCCGCTGCGCCTGTTCGATTGCTGCCCCAACACCGACGGCGGCGGCGCCTGCATCGTCACCTCGCTCGAGCGCGCGCGCGATCTTGCCAAACCCCCGGTGCGCATCCTCGGCGCCGGCCAGTCTCATTCCTCGGAGATGATTCATCCGCGCGGCGAGCGCGGCCGGCACTGGGGCGGTAAGCGAGCTGCCGCGCTGGCCTTTGGCATGGCCGGGGCTACGCCGGCCGACATCGATGTCG harbors:
- a CDS encoding wax ester/triacylglycerol synthase family O-acyltransferase, yielding MPYYERLSALDASFLGIEDDSCHMHVGGVMIFDSGPLGTPGGGVDIDRIRLAIAGRLHLVPRFRQRLAYIPYERIPIWIDDDRFRIAYHVRHTALPHPGDERVLKRLVGRIMSQALDRKRPLWEMWVVEGLEGDRFALINKTHHCMIDGISGADIMSVILDPAADTHLPEPEPWRPRRAPSRGRLLFDETLRRAAQPPAVLRALVDAVRAPAAALRELGGAALGVVETLAPALSPVSPTPLNVQVGPHRRLDWTEMKVADLKAVKNVLGGTLNDVVLATVSGALRLFFEQRGLAPEELDIRAMVPVSVRTHDEHGQLGNRVTQLTAPLPVKLSDPVERLRAVRETTAGLKDSKQALGGEVLAAVSEWTVPNLLVQAVRLAGRTRPYNLIVTNVPGPQIPLYLQGAPMRTAYPVVPLFENLGLVVGLFSYNGGLFWGVNADWDQIPDLHDFIVAIQSAFCELQQAAQAVAARSVAAIARRRARGGARQAS
- a CDS encoding AAA family ATPase; its protein translation is MPAAGESAARIFVGREREMQVLRSAVEGTLAGRGRLVLLAGEPGIGKTLTCEEVAAYARRRAAQVFWGQCYEGEGAPAFWPWAQVLRASQRQLGGAGAELAHVELAQIVPELRQQVPELPSATRLDSPEARFRLFESVRRFIEQLSQRAPLVIILDDIHCADRSSLLLLQFLAHELRGLPVLILGTYRDTELRAQQPLAVTVAEALREPGTERITLAGLGEAEVGRFIELSAGARAAAALVAAVHQRTEGNPLFVSEVLRGLLAEGGTGAIRDPGSLVDLPVPPTVQAAIGRHLAPLSPECHALLGAAAVLGREFSLDLLEAVTSSVTPPDLTSIKETRRRVYATAQEAVSSRVIVPIAGMAGCYRFAHALIRDALCTELEPGVRARLHGLVGNALERLPTAGEHVNELAYHFFEARDAGRASAYARRAGDRALAMFGYEEAIRLYQRALIAQTWQVVDNAGERCEVLLALGEAYRRAGSMQQARANFERAATLARAQAAPERLARAALGYAGLYVEIGTIDHRSAALLEEALALVGEDGTLRARLLASLALQLSYSVHRERSASLSGEAVAIAQRVGDAAALAYTLGVRYVTAPVAQAPREQLATASEMVAAAQTANEPTLMAEGRGWRIESLLVLADRAAIDAEVELHRQLAQSLHEPVYLWLSTMFQAMQALMAGRFDDAERLALSALSLGQSAQNPNAQQAFAAQMFILRGHQGRLAELEAVLNEMVARYPGLPVWRASLAHLYCEIGQRARAQEEFARLAAAGFAASQDSTLLIRLALLAQTCAALSDAARARPLYELLRPYGNRNIAVAGGATSFGAVARYLGLLATTLRNWDQAERHFVDALATNGCMGAQPFVAHTEYDYAAMRFARGLPGDREQAASLCSLALARAREIGMKGLVERAEALGREAGGLGRWNGHLPSESTSAEPAPGRSSQPQAVFRREGDYWVVSDNGCVLHLKDSKGLQYLAYLLRHPGREFHALDLAKQHPETRQLGRLGLPITNGMAILDGRARADYSRRLADLREDIEEAERHHDTGRAGRLRQEVDFITEQVAAAVGLGGRNRTVADGAERARVAVSKRIKEVVKRIRDGNPKLGHYLSKTIKTGTLCAYVPDPERSVVWAL
- a CDS encoding ComEA family DNA-binding protein, whose amino-acid sequence is MRLYTVAGLLIAAIVLAVSTSATSAENKLVNINTASATELAGVKGIGDAKAKAIVEYREKNGPFKSVDDLGSVKGIGDKLLAKLRPQVTVGETAAAQAAAPAGAAAPAPAKH
- a CDS encoding enoyl-CoA hydratase/isomerase family protein, producing MPAIIYEKKGRIAFITINRPERRNALNFEAFGLLAKAWLDFRDDPDLWVAIITGAGDKAFCAGGDLKEFIPMITQNIGELSASGGTQTLGHDVPVNASLVAVLREVEIYKPIIAAVNGYCIAGGMEMLQGTDIRIASENATFAIGEPRRGLFPGGGSPTKLPRQIAFPWAMEILLTAEPISAQKAYHYGIVNQVVPPAELMPAAIRYAELICKNGPVAVRKVKEAAVRGLGLPLKESLDQEMIYAAEVFSTEDAMEGIHAFQERREPRWKGR
- a CDS encoding acyl--CoA ligase, with protein sequence MAGAAPDDQRPLIRDPRLLAKNWPVPRWREKWRILVREAAQLSMATLPERLAELYGERPALFLDQPLDYPFFRGDCVTFGDFARLVARVAHGLRRLGVGSGDRIGLMTGNRIEAAFAEFAAQKLGAVPVPLNFMLRLDEIRHLAADCGFRAFITDRTIFDNVIRDPGALPGVRHWIVVTSQAPPPGVLRMGELMAGQPEDFPASPLAPDHLAIIFYTAGTTGFPKGAMLSDAALMFAVRSYAKLIAFLPTERDNLGLLVMPLAHTSGHQALLLQMLMGTPMLLMGRFDPQRVLQVIEQYRVTMFSGIPAMYRMLLDAGARQRDLSSIRLWGGGGDAFSDELIHTFRQLAAKPRRWRGRKLPRFVRGYGLAETAGQLATAIGPPVGDGAVGRLMRGVRFKIVDPGGREVPKGEVGELVVKSPGLMSGYWNHPEETATVLQDGWFRTGDLVRQGRRGVLYIQAREKDMIKSGGYSVFPAEVERKLLEHPAVQQAVVVGVPHGVKGEMPAAAVVLEAGAVVDEAALLAWAKEHIAGYKAPRHIVFIDHIPQNFAMKAKRREVRELVIAALAGRGTSPLADAQPPDASGAAATPEQEKSGQHG
- a CDS encoding thiolase family protein, with translation MGNLSGQYAIAGVGASRFGKLQGVSTMGFTLEAAKHALADAGVVRDQVDGVLVLMPAIMGEQHGWAARVAAYLGMEPTYSFTMDMGGATACGAVQTAMAAIAAGYCHTVLCCFATQNWPQGVTLQMFGSEFQVPYGDIGAITLMAHIKRRQQYEYGYKDEHYGQIAVTWRAHAQLNPEAQMQKPMTLDAYLNSRWVAEPLRLFDCCPNTDGGGACIVTSLERARDLAKPPVRILGAGQSHSSEMIHPRGERGRHWGGKRAAALAFGMAGATPADIDVAQFYDAFTPRVVHDLVAYGFCQPEDVGGYIAAGNLALTGSLPSNTAGGLLSEGHLSGFGHLREGVRQLRGECGPRQVRGAELCLVTGYGGAPHEAPPTVSYSALILGR